In Miscanthus floridulus cultivar M001 chromosome 8, ASM1932011v1, whole genome shotgun sequence, the sequence TGCTCCTACTGCTTCCGCAAGTTGATCCTGCAATGGAGATGATGACCGCATTCCGGACTGCAAATCTGGAGTTGACAACATACCACAAGTACCTGCTTCTTCTGCATGAGGATCACATGAAGGTTCCACACTCTGCTGGACAGCTGTGCATTGTGTCATAGGCATGCCAGACAGATCAGTTCTTTCAAGTGGAACATCCTCCTGTATTGTAACTGACGGTTGCAAATCCTGAGATGCTGAGGTGCACAAGAGACCAGCCCTTTCTGCTTCCTCAGACAGAATCAAGGTCGGTGGCTGCAAATCACCAACTGGATGCTGTGAAGTTGCTAAACTATGTTGGACATGGGGACTTGTGATTTCCTGTGCAGGCATACTTGCTTGACCATTCTCAGTTTCAGCTTCCCCAGAAAATGGCAGGGTGGACAGATTGCTGGTGGTACAAGTTAGATATTCTGTTTGGCCTCCCTCTGACAAATCAGTTCCTCTATCTGGCCGACAGCCTGTTTGGCTCCTGTCATCTGGGAACATTCTTTGAAGTGGAACATCCAACAATGACGTGGATGGCCGCATGTCAGGATGCAAATCCTGTTCTGCCTGAGTACCCATCATACCTGGTGATTCTGACACAGCAGGTGTATGCCCTGAAGATGCATCGTTACTTTGGAGGGAAGACGTACTTGATATCTTAGCAGGAGTTCCAACCTCCAAAGGAAGTGACAACATAGCTGAGCTTTGTGGGGCAGCCAAAATTGGTGACTCTGAGTGCGCTTTTTGTGCGTGAACAGTGCCATCATTATCTACATCATGATTTTTACTGCCTCCCTGTGATAAAACTGTTGTAGTTTCTGGCTGATGCCTTGTTTCAGAGCTGTCAGCAtccagggttgagcttgatggtTGAATATCAGGCTGCTGGGCAGCCTCTGTGTCCAGATTACTTGATGGATCTGCTTCTTCTGGTGGATGTCCTGAAATTGGTAACTTCCGTTGAGTGGGTAGACTTGTACTATGTTGTGCAGGCATACTTGACTGATCACGAGTTTCAGCTACCGAAGCTTCTGGCACGACAGCTGGGTTGTTTGGAGCAATATAAGATCGACTTTCTGAATTCAATGGATCTGCAGCGACAGTGTCAATATTTTTTTCTTTAACTCCCGTACTGGAATCATCTAAATGGTCAGAAGCTGTCCCTTCCTGCAACATTCCAGTTGTTGTATCTGGTTTCATCTTACTGGAATCACCTAAATGGTCAGAAGTTGTCCCTTCCTGCAACATTCCAGTTGCTGTATCTGGTTCGTGGTTCATTTTACTAGAATCATCAGGACACGCCTTCTGATGTTGAGCACCCAATGTTGGGCATGTTGTTTGCATCTCAGTTTGCAGATCCTGAGCTGCCATTGCAGGTAATGCATCAGATGGTTCTTCTGCAGTTGGATGCTGCAAGGTCGTGACATTTTGTGGAGAAGCCAAAATAGGCAATTCCATGTGGTCCGGATCTGCTGCAACAGTACTATCATATTCTGCATTGATTCCCACAAGAGAAGTTGCACTTCCTGGAAGCATACTTGGATTAGCAATAATGTCTCCCTTGGCATGTTCAATACTTCTGCCATCACCAGTTGAAGATTCCTAAAAATAAGGAGGCTATTAGTGATCGGTAGTCAGGCATCACTAAAACACTTTACAGGGACAATCAACACAAACAATAAACAAAGCGCAATGGTTAAAGAAAATACACACAAAAAAAAGCTCTAAGCACTGGTGAAGTATCAACAAAGTACACTTGTACAGCAAAAAGGCTTAAACACTTTGATTATCTTGGTGGTCTGGGAGCTGTAGAAGCATGGCAAGACCTGTGTGTTCAATAGATCTTCTATGAGTTCAGACACGGTTCTCTGAGTTCAGACATGGTTGTGAGGGCAGTAATGGAGCTGTGGAGAAGGGTACCTTATGGTGTGCAGCCAAGGCTAAAGACCTCACTGATTTCTCAGTTCAGTACTTCAGTTGTTAGATCGTTTCTTGTTTTGTTTGGTGGCACAGCTGTGATATGCGAATTGGtgtttgtgagtggtttgtaagTGGTGTTGCATTTGGGTATATCCTTCTTCATGAAATGACACACAGATCTCATCAGCATTCAAGGGGAAAAAAGTAGTTGCAAGAAATGGCTTTGATGTGATTTTCCATAGACAAAGATAATCGCTCAAAGAATCTTGTGTCGAAAGATAATATAACAGATTTGATAGGCTTCAAACACAAAACAACCTCCAACCAAAGCACAGCAAACAAAAGCCATGGCGTATGACagataacaaaagaaagaaagaaaaactcAGCTGACTAATGCAATACCTGATTGATTGAATCATGACATGTAGGAATAGAACTAGCAGAACAGGCTCTTTGGTAGTCAATTCCATCAGAACTACAGTGATTATTGTTATCTGGAAGATCTACAGATTCTGATGCTGCTCTCCCACCAGACCTCATATGAGCTTCTGTAGGCTCATTTCTCACTGCAAGTGTAGGACAAGCCTCTGGTGAAAATGAACTGCGTACAATAGTAATTTCCATCAATCTGTCATCCAAAAGCTGGTCACCATCCAAGGCCAAATTTTTGTCAACATGATTATCACCATTTTGCTTCTTAAAATGGATGAATTCCTCAACGACAGAATTGGAATCTGGTAGAGTAACGCAGGGATCAGGGAATTGATCTAATTCACCTGATATTACTTCGTGTTTGAGTTTTTCCTTCATCAGTTGCTCTTCAGCCAGTGTTGTAGAATGCAGCGCATCAAGTTTGAAAAACTGGAGCCTCATGTGCGCCAAAAAAGAATGCATAAACATAGTGAACCACTGAATCACTAACTTTATTTGGTCAATTTTCATCTCTTCATCAATGTTACTTGTCCTGATGTGTTGAACAACTGCATGGCATACCTCTTTCAGTTTCTTAACTTGATTGTCTCTCTGTGTTCTTAAATTTAATATCTCAAGTTCTTGCTTCTCAATGATATCCCTCTCTCTTGAGGAAAAAATGATGTTAAATAAGTCTATTCTTTTCATTGCAGCATTACTAGGAGATTCATCACTTAAGAGATGCTGTTCTCTGCCAGCATCTGGAGCAGATACCAATTCGTGCTCATCTGAAACCATCACCTTCTTCTCAGCGGCAGACACGCTATCTTCAGTGCCATTTGTGAAGTTACCATGAAGATCCATTGCCTGCTTCGGCAAATTGTGGTCACTTCTCAAGTTAGCAGATGAGCTCTCATGTGGTGATAATCTATCATTGATTCTTCCACCTGGTTTATGTGCAACCTTTTCTTTTAAGATACCTATTTCTTTATAGAAAAATTCTGCGAGCTCCTCACTGCATTCATATTTCAAGCCATCTGAAGCAAGGGCAAGTGATTCTCGATGATCCAACTTAGTGTATTTCAGAAAAGAAGCAGCACGCCAACACTGAAGCAAGTAATAAAGAAATTTATTGTATTTGGTAAAGCCGATGTAAAAGCAAACAAAGTAACACTAGTTGGTGCCTCTCTTACCAAGGCTATGTTGAACGCATGCAGTATGCACCGTGGCTCCCGCACAACTAGATGATTCTTTAAAAGATATTCAAGGAACTGCTTGGCCAGAAAGTGTACATTATCCTGCAGTTGTTAAGAATGAAAAAGAGTTCAGAACCAGAGGAACAGATACTTCCACAAATAATGAAATCAGAATAACACTAAATGCAACAAGAGGGGCAGAGAGGGAGGAAAAAAGTTAGCAGAAAGACTTTTCATGTTAAAATAGAACAAGCAGTAGTAGATCGCCGCTTCACATATGCATCAAGAATATATAACCATTAAGTGTATCACAGGAAGTCTTAGCAAGTGCATAAGAGCAACTCTGAACTGCAGACACTGTCCTTGTTTATTGTTtagagcaaaagaaaaaaaacaatagAAGAGCTTAGACTATACATACTGGTAGCTTTAACACCATCATTAGCTTTGACAGCTCATGCTTAATTTCAGCGTGAAGACTTTTGGGTGTGCTCATGTTTTCCACTCCTTCAAAATGAACTTTATTAGAAAAATGTAATATGTACACCTACAGAACAAAAATACTAACTTCAGATTGTTTTACCTGTCTCAGGAAGTAGATGAAGGTCAGCACTTGATGGAGTACTAATTTCAGGAAGCAGGTCACGATTAATTACATCCAAACGGAACTTTGAAGAACCTGCAGTTTCACATGTGTTTCTACGCTTCCTTCTGGATGTGTTAGTTTCTTCAGTGGTAACTTCAATTGGTTTATAGTGCTGACAATAAGATTTCCCATCCAGCAAATTTAACCAGAATTTAGGTGGATCTCCATCCAGTGAAGACACCCCCTCCTTCTCTCCTATCAGAGTAATGTTTCTTGAATAAAACTCACCACTCATGCAAGCTTTTGATATGGCTGTACTATTTACTTTGCTGCTATCTTCAACCTCAGTAGACAGTTCAGTTAAGAATTCCAAAATTACTTTATCCATAAAGATTGTGCCCCTTTCATTACTTTTACTTGCGCAGTTATCTTGTTGAAGCTCATCAACTCTGTTGAAGAGGAATGATACACCCCAGCTGACCAAGCAATGGCTTAAACTAGATGTTATGTCTTGGCTGTTGCTATCAATAACCATGCTTTGCTTGGCGAGCACAAGACTCTTCTCCTCCACTGTGAAAGGAGTATATAAGCGGAAAATGCGCACATACTTCAGTTGCGACCCTATCTTGAGCTTTCGAAGAGCCTTCAGATCATTTAGTGGATTCAAGTCACTACCATAAATGATAATGGAATCAATAGATGAAAGATTAATGCTGGGTTGGCATGCACGGCTATCGATCAGAAAAACAAATCTCCCTTTGGTCGTGTCGTTGAACATATTCATTGCTTCTTGCTTCATTGCAAATGCTGAACGGTTTTGAACACGTTCGTATGACTCGGGGCCAAATTTATGGCGCATGAGGTCTTCCAAGATGTTGCCCATTCGGTCTCCAACTGCCCCATCAGACTGCcacaatgcaaaaaaaaaaaaaaaaaaaagaagaagaagaagaagttgaAATAGTGCTGAACTCATAGATTGAAGCATGCCCTTGATGCATGCTAACTGCAGAAGGCTAGCATAAGCAAGAAAAATGTAGAAGGCAAAGTTAATACCAGTAACAGAGAGAATGACACAGTTCAGAATAAGCTAATTAGAATTATCCACTATCCAGTTCCTAATAAATCGTTTTTACTGGTTAACGTTGGAGTTAGTTAACCAATATAGCTTGAAacctttacaacaacaacaacaacaaagcctttaagtcccaaacaggttggggtaggctagagttgaaacccatcagaagcaatcaaggttcaggcacgtgaatagctgtcttccaagcactcctatctaaggttcaggcacgtgaatagcttgAAACCTTTGATGATGATAAAATTGATAAATTGAGTATAACATAGAATACCTAGGAAAGCCAAATATTTGAGTAATTATGTTTGTAATGACTGCTAAACTAAGAATATAGTGAAGTAAGAGAAAGAAAAGGCGGACATAACTCACTTGAAAAAGAACAATGACCCTTAAGCTCTTGTTTCTGATCTCTTTAAGCATTTTTTCAAGAAGCAATAATTTTCCACTCACACACATTCTATCATCCGTAGATTCAATTATATCAATGAGGCAAGGGTGATTGCAGCACTGTTACATAAAGCCAAGATGAGATCAGAATCCGTGACAACATGAAAAACTTCAAAGAAAATGTGCGTAGTCATGCAAATTGCAAGGGTGCTGTCTACTTAGTATAGAAGAGAACAGATATTTTGAAAACAAACCTTCCAAAGAGACATGACAACGTCACAAAGAGCTCCAACACCGTCAGTTGTCATTTGTGACTGCAGGACAGAGGAATTTGCAAGCAATATAGAAGAATAGAGTTCTAGCTGCACTTGTGAAAGGTAAGCCGGAACCCAATACTCCAAAAACTTTGAAGAACCTGCTTTTCGTTCATATGCAATATGGCGTGTAAACCTTGCTCTCAACATAGCAAGGCTATCAGTCTCAATGTAATCTCCACTGTCTTCTTGTTCCGAGTTAAGGAAGTCTAGCAACTTCTTGTACTCAGGAAGACTATCCTACAAAACagcaagaaacatggaattaTTTGAGCACTGCTATAGAAGCGAAGATGTAGTTTAGAGCTGATGAAAGGCACCTTCAGTGGAGAGCTCAAAAGCACCATCCTAAAATCTGTTGGTAGTTGCTTGAGTTGTTTGAGGTGTTTTGCAACTGAGTCTTGACAATAATCAACAATAACTGACTCCCAAACAATGCCCTCTACACTTTTAATGTCCTGTGCCATAGTAGACAGNNNNNNNNNNNNNNNNNNNNNNNNNNNNNNNNNNNNNNNNNNNNNNNNNNNNNNNNNNNNNNNNNNNNNNNNNNNNNNNNNNNNNNNNNNNNNNNNNNNNAATCAAAAGTAAGAGCCTTGATTTGGGATGTAAAGTTGCTCTTAGCCAATGTACAAACGGTTCAGCTGGTGATTATTTCAAAGATGACGGCGTGTAAACTTGAGGTACAGAATGTCATTCCCTCGAGGAAAGATGCAGTGCAGTTTAAAACTGAAGGCACAAACGCACAAATGCTGCATCATAACCCCAGGTTTGTCAGCAATCTAGCAGGCAAGAACATGGAAACGAGGTCTAAATGATAATTATAGCATAAAGTACTACGGGGGCATTTGTGAGAAGTCAAATCTCAGAGATTCATCGGTTTCACGGTCTCACTGCTAACCCTTTATTATTACATAAGTCGCTGTCGACAACAAACATCCTAAATCAGGAGAGAGAGAAAAGTGAAATAACAGTCTGGTGACAACGCCAATCCTGTAGAGTTGCATAAAAAATGGCAAAAATGATTTCACTAGATCATGGCTGCTCTGCAAATTGGGATATCTGACTAGATCACCAAATTTGGTAATTGTAGTTTGTGCCAAAGCTGTTCTTGTACATTAAGTGGAATATTCACTCACCTACAAAGCAAAATAGAAGCAAGTCACTAGACAACTAGGAGAATTACATAACGAGAATTGGTTGGTGAAAAGTACAGAAATGAATTACCAGAAACTGGACCACTATTCAATACTGACAAAATATGCAAACTAAACAAGGCAATTTACACTTAACAAAGTTGGGGATAGCAGATGTGAAGGTAATGATGTTAAGTGCAGGAGATTTACTGAATGCAAGAGAGTCTAGTACAAAATAGAAACACAGTTTTCCTTGGAATTAGTTATGTGTCAGACATCTTGTTCaacctttttttttctcaaacaataTCTTGTTCAACCTTACTAGCTGAGATCATTTGAGTATCTTCAGCACTAAACTGTACACCCTCCTTTGCAAAATTTAGGTTGTTTTAGTTTTGTCAtaaatcaaacttctctaactttgaccaagttgaTAGAAAAATGTATTAACATCCATAATATAAACACACTATCAGTATCAATACATATTCATGGtggatttaatgaaactaatttgatgttgcacatgttgttgcTTTTTCTTATAAGCTTGGTCAACGTTAGAGAAGTTTAACTTAAGACAACAAAAACAACTTACATTTTGGAACAGATTGCAGTAACTGAAATTCCCTAGCTCAGCTGTCTCACAACAAATAAGAGTACCGACCCATATTCTTTTTTCACACGAAGGCACTGTCCAAAACTCTAAACATGTATTCTGAATTCTTGATAATACTAAACATATACTTAGTGACCAGTAACATGGAACTCAATTACTTGAGTAGAGGTCATGTTTGGTCTATCTTCTCTTCCACAACACATCACTATCAGTAAGAAATGAGATTCTAAATTTGCATGCAAAAATGAGATTCTATTCTAAATTTGCACGCAAAGCACTTAATACATTAATTCCTTCAAAAGCTACATAAGCAACTGCAAGCATGACTTAGGTGGGGAAAGCCTGAACAAGGCATTTCCCACATTATCTTGCTACAATACCATCACCACTGAGGATCACAGGGAGCCAACATTTTTTTCTGCTCTTAGAAACACAAACATGTTCAGTAAGAAATTCTGTATGCCATGTGAAGcatttgacacaaaaatgtgataATTTATTAGAAAACATCTGATCATCACAGGTGCCTTTTTACGAATGAAAACTCTAACCCAAATAGAATGCAAATCAATGAAGAAATTTGACTAAACTGTCCTCACCTTATGTGGAGACAGTTTCCTCCCTTGAATTCTCAGCGAAGTTTCTCCTTCACAGAGTGCTTCTTGGCCGCTTCCCGCACCTTTTCAATATATCCTTCAATTGGTGGTGTGAGTGTCGCCATGTACCGGTTTGCAGGGAATGGTGTCATGTCAGGTACCATAGCAGCAGCTCGCAGCTTCTCAGGGAGAGCAGCAATGGCCTCCTTTTTGAGGGTCAGAAGCGTTGACTCTGCTGTTTGCCTTGCACGGTGCCGCCGCATTAGCACACGACTGTACTCTTTGGCAAGTCGCCGACCATCCTCGACTGTGAGCTCATACTTGGGGATTGCCTCCTCATCAACTAGCCCAAGACTGATATAGTCAAGGCCTGGTGGACCCATAAGCACACGGTCTCCTTCACCTCCACCAGTACCTTTGgatttggctttagctttggcctTGGCTACATCAAGCTCGCGTTGCCTCTCCTTGGAGACAAGTCCCAGTTCCTCACGTTTAGCTTCGCGAAGACGCTCCTTGGGGGACAAGTGCTGCAGCGGAGTAGAGGCATTGAGACAAGACTCTGAAATATTAGTAATGCGCTCAATGGCCTCacgacgaccacggccgccgccacctccaccagtGGAAGGTGCCCCTTTCTTCGCTCCGATGGTGGAACGCTTCAAAGGCTGACCTGCTTTGAGCTTAGCCTTTCCTTTGGCTGTGCCACTCACTGGCGCGCGCTGTTGAAGCTGGTGATGCTGACTGGTCACACCAGATGCCAGTGCAGGGCTTATAGTTAGTGCTTTGAGACGCCGAAACATGATGCCCCGTGCACTTGAAGCCATTCAACTACCTTTGCTGCACCAATGAGAAATATGCGATTAACCTgacttttcctttcttttcttttgtggACATACAAAGATAGAGTTTTCATGAAGGCAGTTTATCAAAATGAGCAGGCATGGTCCAATAAAACAATGAAGCAGCATAAGTGAATGTGAAATACAAAATCAGATGTGTTTGAAGCTTGAACCACATCAATTGAACATGTGTAATTAAAAAACAAGTACTGGTTATGTCCAATGGAGAACAAAAATGTGAGTAAACTCATAGGAAATATCAAGCGGCATCTCTGACAGGCATGATATAGTTGATAAATTACAATGTGTTCAGGGAAGGGCACAAGAAATCAACTGAAACTGCATTGTCACCAGCACCTCTAGATCCAAACATCCCTGACCAATCAAACTCTAGTAACAGCTTCAGACGCAAAAAGAAGCAAAGGAAACAAAAATGCAACAGTCACCTTGGGGCTTGGGTTGCAGGTAAGGATCACAATCGAGCATGGTGGCATGGGTAAAGATCACCTAACGCATGTGCCACACAAGAGAACGAAAAAGCATGTAACGAATCAACAAATACATTCCATCCTCCCAGTGACGAACCCAGGATCTGAATCCATAAATCCCTTACGCAATACGGTATAAGGTATCATCAATATAGTACCAAGATGTTGTTCAAGTTCCGTGAAACCAGTATCAAGGCCCCAATCATACGTAGATATGCTGAATCACAAAAATCACATTTCACAATCTGTCAATCACCAGTTTTAAGCATACGGAAACCTTCGCCTCTAGTGTCTATCGTCTACTAACTACTGATCCTCAGTAGACATTTTACTCACTAGAGATGCAGTCTTGCAGAGcaggcgaggaggaggaagagcagGCACTGCGCAGGCCGAAGGGGTGCCGGCCGCCAGCAGCCCGGGCGCCCGGAGGAGCAGCCCGGCAGCCCGCGCAGGAGGA encodes:
- the LOC136475465 gene encoding helicase protein MOM1-like isoform X3; translation: MVLLSSPLKDSLPEYKKLLDFLNSEQEDSGDYIETDSLAMLRARFTRHIAYERKAGSSKFLEYWVPAYLSQVQLELYSSILLANSSVLQSQMTTDGVGALCDVVMSLWKSDGAVGDRMGNILEDLMRHKFGPESYERVQNRSAFAMKQEAMNMFNDTTKGRFVFLIDSRACQPSINLSSIDSIIIYGSDLNPLNDLKALRKLKIGSQLKYVRIFRLYTPFTVEEKSLVLAKQSMVIDSNSQDITSSLSHCLVSWGVSFLFNRVDELQQDNCASKSNERGTIFMDKVILEFLTELSTEVEDSSKVNSTAISKACMSGEFYSRNITLIGEKEGVSSLDGDPPKFWLNLLDGKSYCQHYKPIEVTTEETNTSRRKRRNTCETAGSSKFRLDVINRDLLPEISTPSSADLHLLPETGVENMSTPKSLHAEIKHELSKLMMVLKLPDNVHFLAKQFLEYLLKNHLVVREPRCILHAFNIALCWRAASFLKYTKLDHRESLALASDGLKYECSEELAEFFYKEIGILKEKVAHKPGGRINDRLSPHESSSANLRSDHNLPKQAMDLHGNFTNGTEDSVSAAEKKVMVSDEHELVSAPDAGREQHLLSDESPSNAAMKRIDLFNIIFSSRERDIIEKQELEILNLRTQRDNQVKKLKEVCHAVVQHIRTSNIDEEMKIDQIKLVIQWFTMFMHSFLAHMRLQFFKLDALHSTTLAEEQLMKEKLKHEVISGELDQFPDPCVTLPDSNSVVEEFIHFKKQNGDNHVDKNLALDGDQLLDDRLMEITIVRSSFSPEACPTLAVRNEPTEAHMRSGGRAASESVDLPDNNNHCSSDGIDYQRACSASSIPTCHDSINQESSTGDGRSIEHAKGDIIANPSMLPGSATSLVGINAEYDSTVAADPDHMELPILASPQNVTTLQHPTAEEPSDALPAMAAQDLQTEMQTTCPTLGAQHQKACPDDSSKMNHEPDTATGMLQEGTTSDHLGDSSKMKPDTTTGMLQEGTASDHLDDSSTGVKEKNIDTVAADPLNSESRSYIAPNNPAVVPEASVAETRDQSSMPAQHSTSLPTQRKLPISGHPPEEADPSSNLDTEAAQQPDIQPSSSTLDADSSETRHQPETTTVLSQGGSKNHDVDNDGTVHAQKAHSESPILAAPQSSAMLSLPLEVGTPAKISSTSSLQSNDASSGHTPAVSESPGMMGTQAEQDLHPDMRPSTSLLDVPLQRMFPDDRSQTGCRPDRGTDLSEGGQTEYLTCTTSNLSTLPFSGEAETENGQASMPAQEITSPHVQHSLATSQHPVGDLQPPTLILSEEAERAGLLCTSASQDLQPSVTIQEDVPLERTDLSGMPMTQCTAVQQSVEPSCDPHAEEAGTCGMLSTPDLQSGMRSSSPLQDQLAEAVGAGISGTVPAQNLQPETQPSTSAEHIPPERTHPDERIQIGLQPNTTSGPEQLAQLSTVAPASLLCSSEPLINELEKLKYWNAVLSKNHEQKKSQLQTECNQEIEKVKEKYELLLQEEDSAYHRLTTDLNRICTKVFVHQSLAKIFQKMKEFPVQERSASPTIWQAPQSSQHAPCGTTAAQTTLLPVASSLATRPPVLISSHTTGPYLQPSQVARAPASGVIQLQPVLPGNLSRAAPSPVGSMPPRNGIYGAVGAQSRGPAPHLQQLRMPAPPTMVRRDEQQPSITNPGFVPSRQSSPGMFESSASGNALAGIPLTSMAPSSVHQAMPSASNSHPAFPADSLLPGSGPEPMANFAQSNSRIPAAMASQQAPGLNPAFHHVGGGPLNTESRIQQALAHIGGTAQAAPDQSQEGLRRLLQRFPQVMAPSSVQPTAPSSHPVPMAARQQAEFPNPAPDNMSGPLNAAAGVRHPVARIGNQSYQVSASLLEWEASLRVGLIHGHPGTYPQGQGGADLTGGPPGTSPQGSSGGASREVVCLSDDE
- the LOC136475465 gene encoding helicase protein MOM1-like isoform X2 — translated: MVLLSSPLKDSLPEYKKLLDFLNSEQEDSGDYIETDSLAMLRARFTRHIAYERKAGSSKFLEYWVPAYLSQVQLELYSSILLANSSVLQSQMTTDGVGALCDVVMSLWKCCNHPCLIDIIESTDDRMCVSGKLLLLEKMLKEIRNKSLRVIVLFQSDGAVGDRMGNILEDLMRHKFGPESYERVQNRSAFAMKQEAMNMFNDTTKGRFVFLIDSRACQPSINLSSIDSIIIYGSDLNPLNDLKALRKLKIGSQLKYVRIFRLYTPFTVEEKSLVLAKQSMVIDSNSQDITSSLSHCLVSWGVSFLFNRVDELQQDNCASKSNERGTIFMDKVILEFLTELSTEVEDSSKVNSTAISKACMSGEFYSRNITLIGEKEGVSSLDGDPPKFWLNLLDGKSYCQHYKPIEVTTEETNTSRRKRRNTCETAGSSKFRLDVINRDLLPEISTPSSADLHLLPETGVENMSTPKSLHAEIKHELSKLMMVLKLPDNVHFLAKQFLEYLLKNHLVVREPRCILHAFNIALCWRAASFLKYTKLDHRESLALASDGLKYECSEELAEFFYKEIGILKEKVAHKPGGRINDRLSPHESSSANLRSDHNLPKQAMDLHGNFTNGTEDSVSAAEKKVMVSDEHELVSAPDAGREQHLLSDESPSNAAMKRIDLFNIIFSSRERDIIEKQELEILNLRTQRDNQVKKLKEVCHAVVQHIRTSNIDEEMKIDQIKLVIQWFTMFMHSFLAHMRLQFFKLDALHSTTLAEEQLMKEKLKHEVISGELDQFPDPCVTLPDSNSVVEEFIHFKKQNGDNHVDKNLALDGDQLLDDRLMEITIVRSSFSPEACPTLAVRNEPTEAHMRSGGRAASESVDLPDNNNHCSSDGIDYQRACSASSIPTCHDSINQESSTGDGRSIEHAKGDIIANPSMLPGSATSLVGINAEYDSTVAADPDHMELPILASPQNVTTLQHPTAEEPSDALPAMAAQDLQTEMQTTCPTLGAQHQKACPDDSSKMNHEPDTATGMLQEGTTSDHLGDSSKMKPDTTTGMLQEGTASDHLDDSSTGVKEKNIDTVAADPLNSESRSYIAPNNPAVVPEASVAETRDQSSMPAQHSTSLPTQRKLPISGHPPEEADPSSNLDTEAAQQPDIQPSSSTLDADSSETRHQPETTTVLSQGGSKNHDVDNDGTVHAQKAHSESPILAAPQSSAMLSLPLEVGTPAKISSTSSLQSNDASSGHTPAVSESPGMMGTQAEQDLHPDMRPSTSLLDVPLQRMFPDDRSQTGCRPDRGTDLSEGGQTEYLTCTTSNLSTLPFSGEAETENGQASMPAQEITSPHVQHSLATSQHPVGDLQPPTLILSEEAERAGLLCTSASQDLQPSVTIQEDVPLERTDLSGMPMTQCTAVQQSVEPSCDPHAEEAGTCGMLSTPDLQSGMRSSSPLQDQLAEAVGAGISGTVPAQNLQPETQPSTSAEHIPPERTHPDERIQIGLQPNTTSGPEQLAQLSTVAPASLLCSSEPLINELEKLKYWNAVLSKNHEQKKSQLQTECNQEIEKVKEKYELLLQEEDSAYHRLTTDLNRICTKVFVHQSLAKIFQKMKEFPVQERSASPTIWQAPQSSQHAPCGTTAAQTTLLPVARAPASGVIQLQPVLPGNLSRAAPSPVGSMPPRNGIYGAVGAQSRGPAPHLQQLRMPAPPTMVRRDEQQPSITNPGFVPSRQSSPGMFESSASGNALAGIPLTSMAPSSVHQAMPSASNSHPAFPADSLLPGSGPEPMANFAQSNSRIPAAMASQQAPGLNPAFHHVGGGPLNTESRIQQALAHIGGTAQAAPDQSQEGLRRLLQRFPQVMAPSSVQPTAPSSHPVPMAARQQAEFPNPAPDNMSGPLNAAAGVRHPVARIGNQSYQVSASLLEWEASLRVGLIHGHPGTYPQGQGGADLTGGPPGTSPQGSSGGASREVVCLSDDE